One region of Oryza glaberrima chromosome 7, OglaRS2, whole genome shotgun sequence genomic DNA includes:
- the LOC127779589 gene encoding probable glutathione S-transferase GSTU1 has protein sequence MAGGDRLVLLDFWASPFGQRCRIALAEKKLPYDYSEQELLGAKSDLLLRSNPIHAKVPVLLHGDGDGRAICESLAILEYLDDAFPDATPRLLPSAADDPYARARARFWADYVDKKVYPVGTRLWKVKGDDEEGVRAAVAAARGELVEALRTLDGELGEKEFFGGEEEFGLVDVALVPMMPWVYSFARYGGFSVEEECPRVAAWARRCMELDSVAGSLRSPEEIYDFIGLLRKHYGIDD, from the coding sequence ATGGCGGGGGGCGATCGGCTTGTGCTGCTGGACTTCTGGGCGAGCCCGTTCGGGCAGCGGTGCCGCATCGCGCTGGCGGAGAAGAAGCTCCCCTACGACTACTCCGAGCAGGAGCTCCTCGGCGCCAAgagcgacctcctcctccgctccaaCCCCATCCACGCCAAGgtccccgtcctcctccacggcgacggcgacggccgcgccATCTGCGAGTCCCTCGCCATCCTCGAGTACCTCGACGACGCCTTCCCGGACGCcacccctcgcctcctcccctccgccgccgacgacccctacgcgcgggcgcgggccaGGTTCTGGGCCGACTACGTCGACAAGAAGGTGTACCCGGTGGGGACGCGGCTGTGGAAGGTGAAGGGGGATGATGAGGAGGGCGTCCGcgcggcggtcgcggcggcgcgcggcgagctgGTGGAGGCGCTGCGGACgctcgacggcgagctcggggAGAAGGAATTcttcggcggcgaggaggagtttGGGTTGGTGGACGTGGCGCTGGTGCCGATGATGCCGTGGGTGTACAGCTTCGCGAGGTACGGCGGGTTCAGCGTGGAGGAGGAGTGCCCGCGggtggcggcgtgggcgcggcggtgcATGGAGCTGGACAGCGTCGCCGGCAGCCTCCGCTCGCCGGAGGAGATCTACGACTTCATCGGCCTCCTCAGGAAGCACTACGGCATCGACGACTAG